The Allorhodopirellula heiligendammensis genome includes a window with the following:
- a CDS encoding cation:proton antiporter, with the protein MDFLLYLALVPALGVTAQWLAWRTGFPSILVLLLFGVCLGWFVQPDAFLADLTDGDHSAGPNLLFPLVALSVGVIMFEGGLTLKLGELRESGSASLRLVTIGALLSFVGNTIAAHYLLHWGWQLSALLGAILVVTGPTVIGPLLRQVRPSRRVASTLKWEGIVIDPIGAVLAVLVYEEVLLQHASPEWTSVLKSLTWTLTVGLVLGCVGGAVLTQALRRFWVPDHLHGVAALTLSLLLFAISNELAHESGLITVTVLGIWLTNQKHFNIEHIVELKENLRTLLIGCLFIVLGSRVDLADIGAIGLPGLALLLALVLVVRPLSVYLSLLGSPLNYRERTFIAGLAPRGIVAAAVSSVFALGMESRSDLVIPGSSQLATVTFLVIIGTVTVYGIAAGPLARFLKLAEEASHGILIVGADPWVREFAGELHNAKIPLLLVDTNYNKVSQARMAGIRAECANILNEHVRDELDLTGISRFMALTPNDEVNSLALRECRHRFDSSRLYQLTFKTKVTPGRRELTKSLVGRELFGKGVTYSRLRDMHDAGAVMKSTKLSAEFTYEKFTAKYGEQAIVMCSIDGEGLLKINTIDDPLVPVAGQTILAFVTVSPIPSQHASQENDSSHEAADHDLSETDETDTHV; encoded by the coding sequence ATGGACTTTCTGCTTTACTTGGCCCTGGTGCCCGCTCTGGGTGTGACGGCTCAGTGGTTGGCATGGCGAACCGGATTTCCCAGCATTCTGGTGCTTCTGCTGTTCGGCGTCTGTTTGGGATGGTTTGTACAACCCGACGCTTTCTTAGCTGACTTAACCGACGGCGACCATTCCGCTGGCCCGAATCTACTGTTCCCCTTGGTCGCCCTGTCGGTGGGCGTGATTATGTTTGAGGGGGGCCTGACACTCAAACTCGGTGAACTACGCGAATCTGGATCGGCGTCGCTGCGGTTGGTGACGATCGGGGCGTTGCTCTCGTTTGTGGGTAACACGATCGCGGCGCACTACTTACTGCACTGGGGCTGGCAACTCAGCGCTCTCTTGGGCGCGATCCTGGTGGTTACCGGCCCGACCGTCATCGGTCCGCTGCTGCGCCAGGTGCGGCCAAGTCGCCGAGTTGCCTCGACGTTGAAATGGGAAGGCATTGTCATCGACCCCATCGGCGCGGTACTCGCCGTGTTGGTCTACGAAGAAGTACTGCTGCAGCATGCATCACCGGAATGGACGAGTGTACTGAAGTCGCTAACGTGGACCCTCACGGTTGGCCTCGTCCTCGGCTGCGTCGGTGGCGCCGTGCTGACCCAGGCGCTGCGACGCTTCTGGGTCCCCGATCACTTGCACGGCGTGGCTGCCCTCACACTCTCTCTGTTACTGTTCGCGATCAGCAATGAACTGGCACATGAGTCGGGGTTGATCACCGTGACCGTGTTAGGAATTTGGTTGACCAACCAGAAGCACTTCAATATTGAACATATCGTTGAGCTGAAGGAGAACTTGCGGACATTGCTGATCGGCTGTCTGTTCATTGTGCTCGGATCGCGGGTGGATTTGGCGGATATAGGCGCCATTGGATTGCCCGGACTCGCTCTGCTCCTGGCGTTGGTCTTAGTCGTCCGCCCACTTTCAGTCTACCTGTCGCTACTGGGCAGCCCGCTGAACTATCGTGAACGAACATTTATTGCAGGGCTCGCCCCTCGTGGGATTGTCGCTGCGGCCGTCAGCAGTGTGTTCGCTCTGGGCATGGAGAGCCGCAGCGATTTGGTTATTCCTGGCTCAAGCCAACTCGCGACAGTCACTTTCCTGGTCATCATTGGCACAGTGACGGTCTACGGCATCGCCGCGGGGCCGCTGGCAAGATTTCTGAAACTTGCCGAGGAGGCATCTCACGGAATCCTGATTGTTGGCGCCGACCCATGGGTCCGCGAATTCGCCGGGGAGCTGCATAATGCCAAGATTCCGCTGCTGTTAGTGGACACGAATTACAACAAGGTCAGCCAAGCAAGAATGGCAGGAATTCGAGCTGAATGTGCCAATATTCTCAATGAACATGTCCGCGACGAGCTCGACCTAACAGGGATCAGTCGATTCATGGCCCTCACCCCCAACGACGAAGTCAACTCGCTCGCACTGCGCGAGTGCCGCCACCGATTTGATTCCTCGCGGCTGTATCAACTCACCTTCAAAACCAAAGTCACTCCCGGCCGGCGCGAGCTGACCAAAAGTCTGGTCGGACGAGAACTGTTTGGTAAAGGTGTCACCTACTCAAGACTGCGTGATATGCACGATGCTGGTGCCGTCATGAAGTCGACTAAATTATCGGCCGAATTCACCTATGAGAAATTCACCGCGAAGTATGGCGAGCAAGCGATCGTGATGTGTTCGATCGACGGCGAAGGACTGTTGAAAATCAATACGATCGACGACCCACTCGTTCCTGTTGCGGGACAAACGATCCTCGCGTTTGTTACGGTCAGCCCGATCCCATCGCAGCATGCGTCGCAGGAAAATGACTCCTCTCACGAGGCGGCGGACCATGACTTATCAGAAACAGACGAGACCGATACTCATGTTTGA
- the glgC gene encoding glucose-1-phosphate adenylyltransferase has protein sequence MKLIRDAVWQRMDLEMMQQTLTVILAGGRGSRLEPLTRDRAKPAVPIGGCYRIIDFVLSNCLNSGMRRVLMLTQYKAQSLDRHIQLAWTNYFCRELGEFIDVVPPQQRIDDNWYQGTADAVYQNIYAIERELPEYVVILAGDHLYKMNYRTMVDFHRRKGADVTVGALRVNRQEAHQFGVMQVDADDRLLEFQEKPEHPQATLDNPEVCLASMGIYVFNTRFLFERLCDDATDLNSSHDFGKNIIPGAIADSNVLAFPFTDENRKSDAYWRDVGTIEAYYEANMDLVNVDPQLNLYDSQWPVRSFRPQLPPPKFVFGSDGRSTRQGVAMDSIICQGAIISGGSVMRSVIGAGCRVNSYAQIEDSILFDDVEVGRHSRIRRAIIDKGVRIPPEMEIGYDPVADAERGLTVTDSGLVVIARGELIRTQDAVSTFV, from the coding sequence ATGAAACTGATTCGCGATGCAGTTTGGCAACGGATGGATCTCGAAATGATGCAACAAACCCTGACGGTCATCTTGGCGGGAGGCCGTGGTTCGCGGCTGGAACCCTTGACGCGAGATCGTGCCAAGCCGGCGGTACCGATTGGCGGCTGCTACCGGATCATTGACTTTGTGTTGAGCAATTGTCTCAACAGCGGCATGCGACGCGTCTTGATGTTGACGCAGTACAAAGCCCAGTCGCTCGACCGGCACATCCAGCTAGCGTGGACGAATTATTTTTGTCGAGAGCTCGGCGAGTTCATTGATGTCGTGCCGCCCCAGCAGCGAATCGACGATAATTGGTACCAGGGTACTGCTGACGCTGTTTACCAAAATATCTATGCGATCGAGCGGGAATTACCTGAGTACGTTGTGATCCTCGCGGGCGATCATTTGTACAAGATGAACTATCGAACGATGGTCGATTTTCACCGTCGTAAGGGTGCCGATGTCACAGTGGGAGCCCTCCGGGTTAATCGCCAGGAAGCTCATCAGTTTGGCGTGATGCAAGTTGATGCGGACGACCGGCTACTGGAGTTCCAAGAGAAACCCGAGCACCCGCAGGCCACGCTGGACAACCCCGAGGTGTGTTTGGCATCGATGGGGATCTATGTGTTCAACACGCGGTTCCTGTTTGAGCGTTTGTGCGACGACGCAACGGATCTCAACAGCAGCCATGACTTCGGAAAGAACATCATTCCGGGGGCGATTGCTGACAGCAACGTATTGGCATTTCCGTTCACCGATGAGAATCGCAAATCCGATGCATACTGGAGAGATGTCGGCACGATTGAAGCGTACTACGAGGCCAACATGGATCTGGTCAACGTGGATCCCCAGCTCAATCTGTATGATTCGCAGTGGCCCGTTCGCTCGTTCCGGCCCCAGTTGCCACCCCCGAAATTCGTATTCGGCAGTGATGGTCGTTCGACGCGCCAGGGAGTGGCCATGGATTCGATCATTTGCCAAGGCGCCATCATCAGCGGCGGCAGCGTGATGCGGTCGGTCATCGGGGCAGGCTGTCGGGTCAATAGCTACGCTCAGATCGAGGATAGTATTTTGTTCGACGACGTTGAGGTGGGACGGCATAGCCGGATTCGACGAGCCATTATCGACAAGGGCGTGCGAATCCCACCAGAAATGGAGATTGGTTATGATCCGGTCGCGGATGCCGAGCGTGGTTTGACGGTGACCGACAGCGGCTTGGTGGTAATTGCGCGCGGCGAGTTGATTCGCACCCAAGATGCGGTTTCGACGTTCGTCTGA
- a CDS encoding lysylphosphatidylglycerol synthase transmembrane domain-containing protein, giving the protein MGIGFKIGKFVAPVLIIGYLLWRMPASNWQQLSERPINYPVLAAALGVAMVALFVSFLRWWMLVRCQGIPLSLLESLRLSSICFLLSFVSAGSVGGDLFKAVFLARRSPGKRVAAVASVFVDRGSGMYGLLLLVSVGLIMRESTDPFEFNGLSIENIKWIVGGLLGTGTAVLLLLVLGGKIVDRVIQQLSGAAMVGPLIEKIGPPLRAFHHHPWAFGLSLLMSVCVQGCFVVSMYLIATSMYAAPPTLAEHFVIVPIGMLASALPITPAGIGVLEVTIETLYHLVPARATDASGTLVALVFELVKLVIAGIGTVFYWTAGKDVQESLEYAEEHPEGMAADSISDATA; this is encoded by the coding sequence ATCGGTATCGGGTTCAAGATTGGAAAATTCGTCGCGCCAGTCCTAATTATCGGGTACTTGCTGTGGCGGATGCCAGCGTCGAACTGGCAACAACTCTCCGAGCGTCCGATCAACTATCCCGTGTTGGCGGCAGCGTTGGGCGTGGCCATGGTCGCACTCTTCGTGTCATTTCTGCGTTGGTGGATGCTGGTGCGATGCCAAGGCATCCCGTTGAGCTTGCTCGAGTCGCTACGGCTTAGCTCGATTTGCTTTCTACTGAGTTTTGTGTCCGCAGGCAGCGTGGGTGGAGATCTATTCAAAGCTGTGTTCCTCGCTCGGCGGAGTCCGGGGAAGCGGGTGGCGGCAGTCGCATCGGTGTTCGTCGATCGGGGCTCGGGCATGTACGGATTGCTGCTGCTCGTTTCGGTCGGCCTGATCATGCGTGAGTCAACCGATCCGTTCGAGTTCAACGGTCTCAGCATTGAGAACATCAAATGGATTGTGGGCGGACTGTTGGGTACCGGTACCGCCGTCCTGCTGTTACTCGTCCTGGGCGGCAAGATCGTCGATCGTGTGATTCAACAACTCTCGGGTGCCGCCATGGTGGGCCCGTTGATCGAGAAAATCGGCCCGCCCCTGCGAGCCTTTCATCATCATCCGTGGGCGTTTGGACTATCACTGCTAATGAGCGTATGCGTCCAAGGATGCTTCGTGGTCAGCATGTACCTGATCGCCACATCGATGTACGCGGCACCGCCGACGCTCGCTGAGCATTTTGTGATCGTCCCGATTGGTATGCTCGCCTCAGCCCTGCCCATCACGCCCGCAGGAATTGGCGTGCTCGAAGTCACAATTGAGACGCTCTACCACCTCGTACCAGCCCGAGCAACGGACGCATCCGGTACGCTGGTCGCACTCGTTTTTGAGCTGGTGAAGCTCGTGATTGCGGGTATCGGCACGGTTTTCTATTGGACCGCTGGCAAAGATGTTCAAGAGAGCTTGGAGTACGCCGAAGAGCACCCCGAAGGTATGGCGGCCGATTCGATCAGCGACGCCACCGCCTGA
- a CDS encoding RNA polymerase sigma factor — translation MSTHHVTSHSLIVRLRSRDADAWSRFSLIYCPLVYRWARQSRLQQVDADDVVQEVFRSVSTSIDSYRENADVGSFRRWLWGITRYKLMDHFRRIAAVPQAEGGTSANERMQQVLDSASDESSIDPSFDADAWIVHRILGLMKSDFEERTWHAFWKMAVEDRSASDVANELGMSKQAVRQAKYRVLRQLRSELQDQVSFP, via the coding sequence ATGTCAACTCACCACGTTACATCCCACAGCCTGATTGTTCGTCTGCGCAGTCGCGACGCGGATGCGTGGTCACGATTTTCGCTGATTTATTGCCCCTTAGTCTATCGCTGGGCGCGTCAATCGCGATTGCAGCAGGTGGATGCAGACGACGTGGTTCAGGAGGTGTTCCGGAGCGTTTCGACGAGTATCGATTCCTATCGTGAGAATGCTGATGTGGGAAGTTTCCGCCGTTGGCTGTGGGGCATCACTCGCTACAAGTTGATGGATCACTTCCGACGTATTGCCGCAGTCCCCCAAGCCGAAGGGGGGACCAGTGCCAACGAGAGAATGCAGCAGGTGCTCGATTCGGCTTCAGACGAGTCGAGCATTGATCCGTCATTCGATGCCGACGCTTGGATCGTTCATCGCATCCTCGGTCTGATGAAGTCCGATTTTGAAGAACGAACTTGGCATGCGTTCTGGAAAATGGCTGTCGAGGATCGCTCCGCCAGCGATGTCGCCAACGAGCTTGGTATGAGTAAACAAGCCGTTCGCCAAGCCAAGTATCGCGTGCTGCGGCAACTGCGGTCGGAACTACAGGACCAAGTTTCATTCCCCTAA
- a CDS encoding DHH family phosphoesterase, whose product MGVNWKAFVDQISHYQSFVLVSHIRPDCDALGSELGMAEVLRAIGKDVRIINAHRTPPALSFLDPAGNIDVLGDSVEAEDVKADCIMILDTSAWAQLGDMGDVIRASRADKMVLDHHVGEDDLGATMYKDYQAEATGQLVVQAADAFHVPLTRAMAVPVFAAIATDTGWFRFPSVTPETYRVIARLMEVGVVPSEVYGDLYERDTIGRLKLRGLILSRTTTEMDGALVYTHVSKGDFADCGAEASDTEDAINLTLSIRGTQAAVIFVEQLRGGFKLSFRSRCAFDCNEIARQFGGGGHKAAAGAFQEGTLADVQERVLPVVREALQRALA is encoded by the coding sequence GTGGGAGTCAATTGGAAAGCCTTCGTCGATCAAATCAGCCATTATCAATCGTTTGTTTTGGTCAGTCATATTCGCCCTGACTGTGATGCCTTGGGCAGTGAACTGGGCATGGCTGAGGTCCTCCGGGCGATCGGCAAGGACGTCCGGATCATCAACGCTCACCGCACGCCGCCGGCGCTTTCGTTCCTGGACCCGGCAGGGAATATCGATGTGCTCGGCGATAGCGTCGAAGCCGAGGATGTGAAGGCCGACTGCATCATGATTCTCGACACCAGCGCCTGGGCACAGCTGGGCGACATGGGCGACGTCATTCGTGCGTCTCGGGCAGACAAAATGGTGCTCGATCACCATGTGGGCGAAGACGATCTCGGCGCCACGATGTACAAGGACTACCAGGCTGAAGCGACCGGACAGTTGGTGGTTCAGGCCGCCGATGCGTTCCATGTTCCGCTCACCCGCGCGATGGCGGTGCCCGTGTTTGCGGCAATCGCGACTGACACAGGATGGTTTCGGTTTCCTTCGGTGACGCCGGAAACGTACCGTGTGATTGCGAGGCTGATGGAGGTCGGCGTCGTTCCGAGCGAAGTGTACGGAGATTTATATGAGCGAGACACGATCGGGCGTCTGAAACTGCGTGGTTTAATTCTCTCCCGAACCACCACCGAGATGGATGGTGCGCTCGTTTACACGCATGTCAGCAAAGGGGATTTTGCCGACTGCGGAGCCGAGGCCAGTGACACCGAAGATGCCATCAATCTGACACTGTCGATCCGGGGCACGCAGGCCGCTGTGATCTTTGTCGAACAGCTTCGCGGTGGTTTCAAGCTGTCTTTTCGCAGTCGTTGTGCGTTTGATTGCAACGAGATCGCTCGTCAGTTCGGTGGCGGTGGCCATAAGGCGGCCGCGGGCGCATTCCAAGAAGGAACACTCGCTGACGTTCAAGAGCGAGTCTTGCCGGTCGTGCGTGAGGCGTTGCAGCGGGCACTGGCGTGA
- a CDS encoding bifunctional riboflavin kinase/FAD synthetase, with protein MLNENAILLVVGVIVACLLSGGSFAMGLLLGRRTRRSENYLTEAHTDALTGLSNRRAFDKCLDALFQACHEEGNSFVLALVDVDHFKAINDSYGHPVGDIVLQRIASTLEGGCGNASMVARHGGDEFAILIVAPVEVAAARFNQLCKRISERPIEVGHAAIEVTISVGLSRCNTELSVEAVVRQADKALYLAKKRGRNQVCFDAALTESAPIGHTGNILRPKFENDTRLEMKPPCPAPILTCHLDELESVPEVQDRVKRGAVSIGNFDGVHAGHRELLARVRAAADRVGGPAVVVVLDPHPATVLRPHSAPARLTTIPRRAELMGELGIDALVVCPASLEFLNHTADEFFELLIANRLQAESVVEGPNFFFGRDRGGDINRLRVLCEQSGKSLEIVEPRMEEERMVSSSRIREAISAGQIRSANTMLQSTYQISGRVAAGAGRGRSLGFPTANLVEVATLIPGHGVYAAYVTGQGLPRAGLPRAGLSGEVLARQGSPAQGPAVGPLLAAVHVGPNPTFDDEQRTKVEVHCLDYDGDLYGQTVTVHWLDQLRGVEKFKSAETLAVQIQRDIATVRSLASQIQSR; from the coding sequence ATGTTGAATGAGAACGCCATTTTGCTCGTCGTTGGCGTGATCGTTGCCTGCCTGCTCTCAGGGGGCAGTTTCGCCATGGGGTTGTTGCTGGGCCGGCGGACGCGGCGCAGCGAAAACTACCTTACCGAGGCGCACACCGACGCGTTGACAGGGTTGTCCAACCGCCGCGCCTTCGATAAATGTCTCGATGCATTGTTTCAAGCATGCCACGAGGAGGGCAATTCGTTTGTATTGGCGTTAGTCGACGTCGATCATTTCAAAGCGATCAACGATTCGTACGGGCACCCTGTCGGCGACATCGTCTTGCAGCGAATTGCCTCGACGTTGGAGGGTGGATGTGGCAACGCGAGTATGGTCGCACGGCATGGTGGCGACGAATTCGCGATTCTGATCGTTGCGCCCGTCGAGGTTGCTGCTGCCCGATTCAACCAATTGTGCAAGCGGATTTCCGAGCGGCCCATCGAGGTTGGGCATGCTGCGATTGAGGTCACGATCAGCGTGGGGCTGAGCCGATGTAACACCGAGTTGTCGGTGGAGGCGGTGGTGCGACAGGCCGATAAAGCTCTCTACCTGGCAAAAAAGCGAGGCCGTAACCAAGTCTGTTTCGACGCCGCCCTAACGGAATCCGCACCGATCGGGCATACTGGCAACATTCTCCGTCCCAAGTTCGAGAACGATACCCGTCTGGAAATGAAACCGCCCTGCCCTGCTCCCATTCTGACCTGCCATTTGGACGAGCTGGAGAGCGTTCCGGAGGTGCAGGATCGAGTCAAACGGGGAGCTGTCAGTATCGGCAATTTTGACGGCGTGCACGCGGGCCATCGAGAGTTGCTCGCGCGCGTTCGCGCGGCAGCCGATCGAGTGGGGGGGCCCGCCGTGGTGGTGGTTCTCGACCCGCACCCCGCAACCGTCTTGCGACCGCATAGTGCTCCCGCCCGTTTGACGACGATTCCCAGACGCGCCGAGTTGATGGGTGAACTCGGGATCGACGCCCTGGTTGTTTGCCCAGCCTCGCTGGAATTCCTCAATCACACGGCTGACGAATTCTTTGAGTTGTTGATCGCCAATCGCCTGCAGGCGGAGAGCGTCGTCGAGGGGCCTAATTTTTTCTTTGGTCGAGATCGCGGCGGTGACATCAATCGATTGCGAGTTTTGTGCGAGCAGTCAGGAAAATCTCTGGAGATCGTCGAGCCTCGCATGGAGGAGGAACGCATGGTCAGCAGTTCGCGGATCCGCGAGGCTATCTCGGCGGGCCAGATACGGTCAGCCAACACCATGCTGCAGTCGACTTATCAGATCAGTGGACGGGTGGCTGCGGGTGCCGGACGCGGGCGTTCGTTGGGGTTCCCGACCGCCAACTTAGTGGAGGTCGCCACGCTCATTCCGGGCCATGGCGTCTACGCCGCCTACGTCACCGGCCAGGGATTGCCTAGAGCGGGATTGCCTAGAGCGGGTTTGTCTGGGGAGGTGCTGGCCCGGCAAGGTTCACCCGCGCAAGGACCTGCCGTTGGCCCGCTGCTCGCTGCAGTGCACGTCGGGCCCAACCCCACCTTTGACGATGAACAGCGGACTAAGGTCGAGGTTCATTGTTTAGATTACGATGGCGACCTGTATGGTCAAACAGTGACGGTTCACTGGCTCGATCAACTCCGTGGAGTCGAAAAATTCAAGAGTGCTGAAACGCTCGCGGTACAGATCCAGCGGGATATCGCGACCGTGCGCAGCCTCGCTTCCCAAATACAATCTCGTTAA
- a CDS encoding serine/threonine protein kinase — protein MNRATRDEIMNPDDCPASEKLIDFVAGSLSEGVALYISDHVEACPNCEETVINLEATADTLIGKLRLPEPQNSYSQEAGYERAIELVKSIGMEPPSNSEATFSTDNAVVPGELDRVDDTDVKGMLGQYELLEKLGQGGMGTVYKAKHTRLRRIVALKVLPPSLLQDASAVARFDREMHAVGQLDHPNIVRASDAGEFEGTHYLVMELVNGDDLAVIASRRGPLGVAEACEIIRQAAVGLAHANDKGLVHRDIKPSNLMLTESGQVKILDMGLALLDAPLDAAEGLTSTGQVMGTLDYIAPEQVTDSHAVDIRADIYSLGCTLYRLLCDRAPFQDAKYRNVIYKAMAHVDATPPPLAQRRADLPDEVIAIVDKMLAKSPDERFQTPNELAAALIPLTVGHDLLALLAEMPAADTSTTNARAANVEAPTIDSVSVATETNASETVADSPLQASSSMNGGRRIWPLITGLGGAAMLLIVASVFFLQTPQGILRVEINDPDIEVRVQGDSVVLHSDDKDPITLAAGEHALTITRGEFSFDTKQFTLKKGETTTVKVELMDGVLQVASSDGSMLGEKQIRVPSPNLKPLPKSAPTPPASDIAQVSSASPTPEDDIRWAHEDLKAVITLRDDTGSESTVGPDQPLPENPGAIVGLIFSSINPATDADLRRVGSFAELESLAFRGTTKYSPTFIGSAQGILELGRLSKLRTLDLGGLPEGSRGEKVLANLALEYLHLPYADVNEWAAAAAGHPTITSLSCYRAHISDTALKGLEQSKGLKLLDLRAAGSHSPDAIQQFADAVPGCRIRLSTSEFIEPRE, from the coding sequence ATGAATCGAGCCACCCGAGATGAAATCATGAATCCCGATGATTGCCCAGCCTCCGAAAAGCTGATTGATTTCGTTGCTGGGTCACTCAGCGAAGGCGTGGCACTGTATATCTCCGATCACGTCGAGGCGTGCCCAAATTGTGAAGAAACCGTCATCAATTTAGAGGCGACCGCAGACACGCTGATCGGGAAACTACGGCTTCCCGAGCCGCAGAACTCGTATTCACAAGAAGCGGGATATGAGCGGGCCATTGAACTGGTCAAATCGATCGGTATGGAGCCTCCCAGCAACAGCGAGGCTACGTTTTCGACAGACAACGCGGTCGTGCCGGGCGAGCTTGATCGAGTCGACGACACCGATGTCAAGGGTATGTTGGGCCAATATGAGCTGCTCGAAAAGCTCGGCCAAGGTGGAATGGGGACCGTTTACAAAGCGAAACATACTCGGCTCAGGCGAATTGTGGCACTGAAAGTCCTGCCTCCGAGTCTGCTGCAGGATGCATCGGCGGTTGCCCGGTTCGATCGTGAAATGCATGCCGTTGGACAGCTCGACCATCCCAACATTGTCCGAGCCAGCGACGCAGGTGAATTCGAGGGGACTCACTACCTCGTGATGGAGCTAGTCAACGGTGACGATCTGGCGGTGATTGCCAGTCGTCGGGGGCCGCTGGGCGTCGCCGAAGCTTGTGAAATCATCCGGCAAGCCGCCGTGGGTCTTGCTCATGCCAACGACAAAGGCTTGGTGCATCGGGATATCAAACCGTCCAATCTGATGCTGACAGAATCGGGGCAGGTCAAAATTTTAGACATGGGTCTGGCGCTGCTGGACGCGCCACTGGATGCCGCCGAAGGCCTGACGTCGACGGGGCAAGTCATGGGGACTCTCGACTACATTGCTCCAGAGCAAGTAACCGACAGTCACGCAGTGGATATTCGAGCGGATATCTATTCGCTGGGGTGTACGTTGTATCGGCTGCTGTGTGATCGCGCGCCCTTTCAAGATGCCAAGTACCGCAATGTCATCTACAAAGCGATGGCGCATGTGGATGCTACACCGCCACCACTTGCTCAGCGGCGTGCGGACTTGCCCGATGAAGTGATCGCGATCGTCGACAAAATGCTTGCCAAAAGTCCCGATGAACGTTTTCAAACCCCCAATGAACTAGCCGCCGCGTTGATTCCGCTGACTGTGGGTCACGATCTGTTGGCTTTGTTGGCCGAAATGCCTGCTGCTGACACATCTACGACCAACGCACGCGCTGCCAACGTGGAAGCACCGACCATTGATTCAGTTTCGGTGGCGACCGAAACGAATGCTAGCGAAACGGTGGCAGATTCCCCGTTGCAGGCCAGTTCGTCCATGAACGGTGGCCGCCGCATTTGGCCGCTCATCACTGGGCTGGGCGGTGCCGCGATGTTGTTGATTGTGGCTAGTGTGTTTTTCTTACAGACGCCCCAGGGAATCTTGCGAGTCGAAATCAACGATCCCGATATCGAAGTCCGCGTCCAAGGCGATAGCGTTGTCTTGCACAGCGACGACAAAGACCCGATCACACTGGCTGCGGGCGAACATGCACTGACAATCACGCGCGGAGAGTTCAGCTTTGACACGAAACAATTCACGTTGAAGAAAGGTGAGACGACGACCGTCAAAGTCGAACTGATGGACGGCGTGCTGCAAGTTGCATCGTCAGACGGGTCGATGCTTGGTGAGAAACAAATTCGGGTTCCTTCGCCAAATCTCAAGCCATTACCGAAGTCAGCTCCGACGCCGCCAGCGAGCGATATCGCTCAAGTCTCCAGCGCCAGCCCAACTCCCGAGGACGATATTCGATGGGCTCACGAAGATTTGAAAGCGGTCATTACGTTGCGTGACGATACAGGCTCTGAGTCAACCGTCGGTCCCGATCAGCCGCTCCCGGAAAATCCGGGGGCAATTGTTGGGCTCATCTTTTCGAGTATCAATCCGGCGACCGATGCCGATCTGCGACGTGTGGGCTCCTTCGCCGAGCTGGAGTCCCTTGCTTTTCGCGGTACGACTAAATATTCCCCTACGTTCATTGGGAGTGCTCAAGGTATCCTTGAACTGGGGCGACTTTCGAAGTTGCGGACTCTCGATCTTGGGGGTTTGCCAGAGGGATCGCGTGGTGAGAAGGTGCTTGCAAATCTGGCCCTTGAGTATCTACACCTTCCTTACGCGGACGTCAATGAATGGGCAGCCGCGGCCGCGGGACACCCGACGATTACCAGCCTCAGTTGCTACCGTGCGCACATCTCCGATACGGCGTTGAAGGGACTTGAACAGAGCAAGGGGTTGAAGTTGCTCGACCTCCGTGCGGCCGGAAGTCACAGCCCCGACGCGATTCAACAATTCGCGGACGCCGTGCCGGGATGCCGCATCAGATTGTCGACATCTGAATTCATCGAACCGCGCGAATAA